In one Colletotrichum destructivum chromosome 2, complete sequence genomic region, the following are encoded:
- a CDS encoding Putative AMP-dependent synthetase/ligase domain, AMP-binding, ANL domain-containing protein, which produces MTRQLDQRLIAHVLDDAVKQEPDRVWASYAISTEIARDGFRDVTIGQLARAVDRLAWRIEAAIGKSTTFETVLYYGLPDVRHAVFLMAAIKTGHKVLFCSHFNSLAFNLSLCERTDCGAVMRSEGVDGPVDALLRAWPMKEALVPTLDDLFNDNSAEPPRPYPYNRSYAEGVDDPVVVGHTSGTTGLPKPVTWTQRSFAVVGVWQSVPDLDGRPSAEKLLLESRRCYQTMPIYHPFGLLTSIIHPLHRGGTLVLGPNSLGPITPPTLEQMFAHAEFDSLVGVPVYLEMIARSPSMLNVVGEKLRFIYFAGGALGPSTGNALSARVRLHSLYGSTEAGAAFGHLVDRDDWEWLCLNDDESGLSWEPYAVEGVEGIHELVFVRTPRSEAFQHVFWHTGCGDAFRTNDLFVKHPTKWHHWRFYARKDDMVVTKFGWNVNPVIVERTVAQHPAVRHVVVGGTGRRNICAVVDLVDRDDEAAAPADAVLESIWPSVEKSNAFMDKTGQLARERILFSDKDRPFPLAGKGNVQRAAVLRLYEREIDDMYARVGDD; this is translated from the coding sequence ATGACGAGACAGTTGGACCAACGCCTCATCGCGcacgtcctcgacgatgccgtcaagCAGGAGCCGGATCGTGTCTGGGCCTCGTACGCCATCAGCACGGAAATCGCCAGGGACGGGTTCCGGGACGTCACGATCGGCCAGCTCGCGAGGGCGGTCGACCGCCTGGCCTGGCGCATCGAGGCGGCCATCGGTAAGAGCACCACCTTCGAGACGGTCCTCTACTACGGCCTCCCCGACGTCCGGcacgccgtcttcctcatgGCGGCCATCAAGACGGGCCACAAGGTCCTCTTCTGCTCGCACTTCAACAGCCTCGCCTTCAATCTGAGCCTCTGCGAGCGGACCGACTGCGGCGCCGTCATGCGCTCCGAAGGCGTCGACggccccgtcgacgccctgtTGAGAGCGTGGCCCATGAAGGAGGCGCTGGTGCCGACCCTGGATGACCTCTTCAATGACAACAGCGCCGAGCCGCCTCGGCCGTACCCCTACAACAGGTCGTACGCCGAGGGGGTCGACGAcccggtcgtcgtcggccacaCTTCCGGAACCACGGGCCTCCCCAAGCCCGTCACATGGACCCAAAGGTcgttcgccgtcgtcggcgtctggCAGTCGGTCCCCGATCTCGACGGCAGGccgtcggccgagaagctcctgCTCGAGTCCCGGCGTTGCTACCAGACGATGCCCATCTACCACCCGTTCGGCCTGCtcacctccatcatccacccGCTCCACCGCGGAGGGACCCTCGTGCTGGGGCCCAACTCCCTGGGCCCCATCACACCGCCCACGCTCGAGCAGATGTTCGCGCACGCCGAATTTGACAGCCTGGTTGGCGTCCCGGTCTACCTCGAGATGATCGCGCGGTCCCCCTCGATGCTCAACGTTGTCGGGGAGAAGCTCCGGTTCATCTACTTCGCtggcggcgccctcggcccgTCCACGGGCAACGCGCTGTCGGCCCGTGTCCGGCTGCACAGCCTCTACGGCTcgaccgaggccggcgctgccttcggccacctcgtcgaccgcgacGACTGGGAGTGGCTCTgcctcaacgacgacgagagcggGCTCTCGTGGGAGCCGTACGCGGTTGAGGGCGTGGAGGGCATCCACgagctcgtcttcgtccgGACGCCGCGGTCCGAGGCTTTCCAGCACGTCTTCTGGCACACGGGCTGCGGCGACGCGTTCCGGACCAACGACCTCTTCGTCAAGCACCCGACCAAGTGGCACCACTGGAGGTTCTACGCACGCAAGGACGACATGGTCGTGACCAAGTTCGGGTGGAACGTCAACCCTGTCATCGTCGAGAGGACCGTCGCGCAGCACCCGGCCGTCCGACatgttgtcgtcggcggcacaGGCCGGCGGAACAtctgcgccgtcgtcgacctcgtggatcgcgacgacgaggccgccgccccggccgacGCGGTGCTGGAGAGCATTTGGCCCTCTGTAGAGAAGTCCAACGCCTTCATGGACAAGACGGGTCAGCTGGCGAGGGAGAGAATCCTGTTCAGCGACAAGGACAGGCCGTTCCCGctcgccggcaagggcaacgTCCAGAGGGCGGCTGTCCTCAGGCTGTACGAGAGGGAGATTGACGACATGTATGCGCGGGTCGGAGACGACTGA
- a CDS encoding Putative enoyl-CoA hydratase/isomerase, ClpP/crotonase-like domain superfamily encodes MPPRLAPLRVAIRIPRTPVASSTKSAAAAFYSTSTASDSNQPLITVTQLPAPGSGHIRILELNRPKARNALSKALLSQLRAEVDAVHAQYDPESGAELPQKQIFGGAAGKDVKGPTRALVLASAVETSFCAGADLKERRGFTQEETDEFLHNLRSTFTSLQNLPIPTISAISSLALGGGLELALSTHFRVLSSNAQIGLPETRLGIIPGAGGTHRLPALIGLSRARDLILTGRRVSAPEAYFLGIADRLVEITHDEAEKAGEGDKDKGVLLAARRAVLSESVRLAGEICEGGPIAVRAALQAVAWAREEVENKMYERVVATEDRNEALKAFQEKRKPVFKGQ; translated from the exons ATGCCTCCCCGCCTTGCTCCCCTCCGCGTCGCAATCCGCATCCCGCGCACACCTGTCGCTTCATCCACAaagtcggcggccgcggccttctactcaacatcaacagccTCGGACTCCAATCAGCCGCTCATCACTGTCACCCAGCTGCCTGCCCCCGGGTCCGGCCATATCCGCATCCTCGAGCTCAACCGCCCAAAGGCCCGCAACGCCCTCTCCAAGGCGTTGCTCTCCCAGCTgcgcgccgaggtcgacgccgtccacgCCCAGTATGACCCGGAGTCTGGTGCCGAGCTGCCCCAGAAGCAGATCTttggcggtgccgccggcaagGACGTCAAGGGCCCGACCCGCGCCTTGGTCCTGGCGAGCGCTGTAGAGACGAGCTtctgcgccggcgccgacctgAAGGAGAGGCGCGGCTTCACCCAGGAAGA GACCGATGAGTTCCTCCACAACCTGCGCTCTACCTTCACCTCCCTCCAGAACCTCCCCATCCCGACaatctcggccatctcctccctcgccctcggcggcggcctcgagctcgccctcTCCACCCACTTCCGCGTCCTTTCCTCCAACGCCCAGATCGGCCTGCCCGAGACCCGCCTCGGCATCATCcccggtgccggcggcaccCACCGCTTGCCCGCCCTTATTGGCCTTTCTCGCGCCCGCGATCTGATCCTCACCGGCCGCCGCGTCTCGGCCCCCGAGGCCTACTTCCTCGGCAttgccgaccgcctcgtcgagattACgcacgacgaggccgagaaggccggcgagggtgacaaggacaagggcgtactgctcgccgcccgcaGGGCTGTGCTGAGCGAAAGTGTGCGCCTTGCCGGCGAGATCTGCGAGGGCGGACCTATCGCCGTCCGCGCTGCGCTTCAGGCCGTCGCgtgggcgagggaggaggtcgagaacAAGATGTACGAacgcgtcgtcgccaccgaAGACCGCAACGAGGCGCTGAAGGCGTTCCAGGAGAAGCGAAAGCCCGTCTTCAAGGGCCAGTAA
- a CDS encoding Putative membrane transport protein, producing MSDSTAESILVPFLGAFQASLSVLLTISAGVIAAQFGLLDDASSKKLSTFCVRLALPALLITNVGSQLDLDTAVRYVPIVIWAIFYTVVSIGIGFILTKVFGMPDWVIPAIAFNNTTSLPLLLVQSLDATGILSSIDDSSGVVTKAKSFFLVNAMVGNSLTFALGPRLLNGQEEEAPDKTEGDNEDDDDTVGEDDLESQEQDAVERNEQTSLLPKPAAAKGTRVGYFAYGKGSKYWSSLSPTTRSILGMMYSFVNAPVIGALLGAFIGLVPALHRLFFNEPEEGGYLNAWLTSSIKNVGELFAVLQVIVVGVKLSKAILQYKNGNDSKESRVPLVPFLAVTFVRFILWPVISIGVIYVLASRTNVVTQDPLLWFCLMLMPTGPPAMKLSALADCEDSEESQKMLIAKFLTISYIISPLICFAVVGALKASKAVTGK from the exons ATGTCAGACAGCACAGCAGAGAGCATTCTCGTCCCCTTCCTCGGGGCATTCCAGGCCTCCTTATCCGTGCTGCTGACCATATCTGCCGGAGTCATCGCCGCCCAgttcggcctccttgacgatgCCAGCAGCAAGAAACTGTCCACATTCTGTGTGCGCCTGgccctccccgccctcctcatcaCAAATGTTGGGTCCCAGCTTGACCTTGATACT GCAGTTCGATATGTGCCAATCGTCATTTGGGCCATCTTCTACACTGTCGTATCCATCGGCATTGGCTTCATTCTCACAAAGGTCTTTGGCATGCCCGACTGGGTCATTCCGGCCATCGCCTTCAACAACACGACCAGCCTGCCTCTCTTGCTCGTTCAGTCTCTGGATGCCACGGGAATTCTCAGTTCCATTGATGACTCTTCTGGGGTAGTTACCAAGGCAAAGAGCTTCTTCCTGGTCAATGCCATGGTGGGAAACTCCCTGACATTCGCTTTGGGGCCAAGACTCCTCAacggccaagaagaggaggcccCTGACAAAACCGAAGGCGACaacgaggatgacgacgacacagtcggcgaagacgatcTCGAGTCCCAGGAGCAGGACGCAGTCGAGAGGAACGAACAGACTTCGCTTCTCCCCAAGCCGGCCGCTGCGAAAGGTACCCGCGTCGGATATTTCGCCTATGGAAAGGGCAGCAAGTACTGGTCGTCCCTGTCGCCCACAACCCGCTCCATTCTCGGCATGATGTACAGTTTTGTCAACGCAcccgtcatcggcgccctcctcggagccttcatcggcctcgtccccgCCCTCCACCGCCTGTTCTTCAACGAGCCCGAGGAAGGTGGCTACCTCAATGCGTGGCTTACATCCTCCATCAAGAACGTGGGCGAGTTGTTCGCCGTGCTCCaagtcatcgtcgtcggcgtgaAGCTTTCCAAGGCCATCTTGCAGTACAAGAACGGAAACGACTCTAAGGAGAGCAGGGTCCCCCTGGTGCCTTTCCTGGCCGTCACTTTTGTGAGGTTCATCCTGTGGCCAGTCATTTCTATAGGCGTCATATACGTTCTGGCCAGCCGAACGAACGTGGTGACACAGGACCCACTGCTGTGGTTCTGCTTGATGCTCATGCCTACTGGTCCCCCAGCCATGAAGCTTTCTGCGCTGGCCGATTGCGAGGACTCGGAGGAGTCGCAGAAGATGCTTATTGCCAAGTTTTTGACC ATTTCGTACATAATCTCCCCTTTGATCTGCTTTGCAGTTGTCGGTGCCTTGAAGGCCAGCAAGGCTGTGACCGGGAAATAG
- a CDS encoding Putative NAD-dependent epimerase/dehydratase, NAD(P)-binding domain superfamily codes for MSSAKGLALVTGANGFIGARTVEAFLLAGYSVRAAVRSINSASGLLGALPSYAASGQLSTAIVPDITAPGAFDEAVKGVTAIAHLASPVDFSNTNAEEVLGTALKGTLGILGSAVKESGLKSFVFMSSIVAVRGSDPRFEGRVFTEEDWNDDAEETLRKAGQDATGHQIYIASKVVAERAFWDFRERNRARVGFGMTAINPVWVAGPPLILPEDPNKLSDTAVVAYRVMKGDEVPPVGPGNGTHVDARDVGRLVVFAADRPDAADGQRFIAGGNGNFANIQAYCDVLRKAYPGRRDIIREGEPGRGYRADYSEPPEARGVDASKAVKATGQGWISFEKMLLDAAKSYERYF; via the coding sequence ATGTCGTCAGCAAAGGGTCTCGCTCTTGTcaccggcgccaacggcttcATCGGAGCCCGCACCGTCGAGGCGTTCCTCCTTGCCGGCTACTCCgtgcgcgccgccgtccggtCCATAAACTCGGCATCGGGCCTCCTCGGAGCACTTCCTTCGTATGCCGCATCCGGTCAGCTCTCCACAGCCATCGTCCCCGACATCACCGCGCCGGGTGCGTTCGACGAAGCGGTCAAGGGCGTGACCGCAATCGCCCACCTCGCAAGCCCGGTCGACTTCTCCAACACGAATGCCGAAGAGGTCCTGGGCACGGCCCTCAAAGGCACCCTTGGCATCCTGGGCTCGGCCGTCAAAGAGTCGGGGCTGAAGTCGTTCGTCTTCATGtcctccatcgtcgccgtcaggGGCTCCGACCCGCGGTTCGAGGGCCGTGTCTTCACGGAGGAGGACTGGAACGACGACGCGGAAGAGACCCTTCGCAAGGCGGGGCAAGACGCGACCGGCCACCAGATCTACATCGCGAGCAAAGTCGTGGCCGAGCGCGCCTTCTGGGACTTCCGGGAGCGGAACCGAGCCCGCGTAGGCTTCGGCATGACGGCGATCAACCCGGTCTGGGTCGCGGGCCCGCCCTTGATCCTGCCCGAGGACCCCAATAAACTAAGCGAtaccgccgtcgtcgcgtACCGCGTCATgaagggcgacgaggtgcCGCCGGTGGGGCCGGGGAACGGGAcgcacgtcgacgcccgcgaCGTCGGCCGGCTCGTCGTGTTTGCGGCCGACAGGCCGGACGCCGCGGACGGGCAGCGCTTCATCGCGGGCGGCAATGGGAACTTTGCCAACATTCAGGCCTACTGCGATGTTCTACGGAAGGCCTACCCCGGGAGGAGAGACATCATCAGGGAGGGTGAGCCCGGCCGGGGCTACCGGGCGGACTACAGCGAGCCTCCAGAGGCGAGGGGAGTCGATGCGAGCAAAGCGGTGAAGGCCACGGGGCAGGGTTGGATTTCGTTCGAGAAAATGCTTTTGGATGCAGCAAAGTCTTATGAGAGATATTTCTGA
- a CDS encoding Putative ankyrin repeat-containing domain superfamily, with translation MDPSQGTQQLPPEAIALAGRMYDGARKGDIALFQQALPAGLPANMTNEKGDTLLMLAAYHGHAELVKLLIQHGADPNRLNDRGQSPLAGAVFKKEDAVIEVLLEGGADPDYGNPSALQCVVMFKQETEWQAKFESAPGRGKATA, from the exons ATGGACCCATCTCAGGGAACCCAACAGCTGCCCCCGGAAGCTATCGCTCTGGCAGGGCGCATGTATGATGGCGCGCGGAAGGGTGACATCGCGCTCTTCCAGCAGGCCCTGCCGGCAGGTCTGCCCGCCAACATGACCAACGAAAAAGGCGACACATTG CTCATGCTTGCCGCTTACCACGGGCACGCGGAACTGGTGAAGCTGCTCATCCAGCATGGAGCGGACCCGAACCGGTTGAACGACAGGGGGCAGAGTCCCTTGGCGGGAGCGGTCTTCAAAAAGGAAGACGCAGTCATCGAG GTTCTTCTCGAGGGTGGCGCGGACCCAGACTACGGTAACCCCAGCGCACTGCAATGCGTCGTCATGTTCAAGCAAGAGACCGAGTGGCAAGCCAAGTTTGAGTCTGCTCCTGGACGGGGTAAAGCGACTGCATGA
- a CDS encoding Putative carbohydrate kinase, thermoresistant glucokinase — protein MSPDSSPKQNIVFLTGPTGTGKTTIAKHLTESLHMTFIEGDDYHPKENVEKMHRGEALTDDDRWGWLDALRDKSLRELERNSEGGGDGVVVTCSALKRAYRDVLRGASHPERDIFVHFVTLHAPEPVLLDRVRHRHGHFAGANLVHSQFQSLDPPQADEPDVVAVDVRPSVEEVKRDALAKLKELLSR, from the exons ATGTCTCCTGATTCTAGTCCGAAGCAGAACATCGTCTTCTTGACGGGGCCGACGGGGACCGGCAAGACCACCATAGCAAAACACCTCACCGAATCTCTTCACATGACCTTcatcgagggcgacgac TACCACCCCAAAGAAAACGTCGAAAAGATGCACCGCGGCGAGGccctcaccgacgacgaccgcTGGGGCtggctcgacgccctccgcGATAAGTCCCTCCGCGAGCTGGAACGCAACagcgaaggcggcggcgatggcgtcgtcgtcacaTGCTCCGCACTCAAGCGGGCCTACCGCGACGTCTTGCGCGGCGCCTCCCACCCGGAGAGGGACATCTTCGTCCACTTCGTCACCCTGCACGCCCCCGAGCCCGTGCTCCTCGACCGTGTCAGGCACAGGCACGGCCacttcgccggcgccaaccTCGTGCACAGCCAGTTCCAGAGCCTCGACCCGCCCCAAGCGGACGAGCCGgacgttgtcgccgtcgacgtgcgGCCCTCAGTAGAGGAGGTCAAGAGGGACGCGTTGGCAAAGCTCAAGGAGTTGCTGAGTAGGTAG